The following coding sequences lie in one Maribacter forsetii DSM 18668 genomic window:
- a CDS encoding ABC transporter permease, which produces MEQEMVLKKEKSMSTNFKQILAKLTPSIKKDGIMKSLKNTGITLLSILLFLGLWHMGSKALYNKEADYKIEKALTERGEEAAAAERACIESGDSSCQPNTLPSPTQVWASLKSLVADHHVISADKAAFAEKMAATNEKMIAAGKDPIVYTGRASFIDIVLTSIKTVFAGFLLALLIAVPIGIVIGLSPSLRSAFNWFIQIFKPVSPVVWYLLVFMIVKTLYIGDSSDNAFVISFISVGFCAMWATLVNTAMGVASVDKDYINVAKVLKLGTFQKVFKVILPSSLPLIFTGLRITLSVAWMVLIAIELLAQSQGLGLFVWEEFQNGANDSNAKIIVAMFVIGIIGFLLDRLMLAVQNMVSFNKNEMA; this is translated from the coding sequence ATGGAACAGGAAATGGTCTTAAAAAAGGAAAAGAGTATGTCTACAAATTTCAAGCAGATACTTGCAAAACTTACACCAAGCATAAAAAAGGATGGTATTATGAAATCCTTAAAAAATACTGGTATAACACTACTATCCATATTATTGTTTTTAGGGTTATGGCACATGGGTTCTAAAGCCTTATACAATAAAGAAGCGGACTATAAAATTGAAAAAGCCTTAACGGAAAGAGGAGAAGAAGCGGCAGCGGCAGAACGCGCATGTATAGAATCTGGTGACAGCAGTTGTCAACCAAATACATTGCCTTCTCCTACTCAAGTATGGGCTTCTTTAAAATCTTTAGTAGCGGATCACCATGTAATTAGTGCTGACAAAGCTGCTTTTGCAGAGAAAATGGCCGCTACCAATGAAAAGATGATCGCAGCGGGTAAAGACCCAATTGTTTATACGGGTAGAGCGTCATTTATAGATATCGTTCTTACTAGTATAAAAACAGTATTTGCTGGTTTTCTATTAGCATTACTTATTGCAGTGCCTATTGGTATAGTTATAGGGTTAAGTCCGTCATTACGTAGTGCCTTCAATTGGTTCATTCAAATTTTTAAACCTGTATCTCCTGTAGTATGGTATTTGTTGGTTTTCATGATTGTAAAAACCTTGTATATAGGTGACAGTTCTGATAATGCTTTTGTTATCTCCTTTATAAGTGTTGGTTTTTGTGCCATGTGGGCAACATTGGTTAATACGGCAATGGGCGTGGCATCGGTAGATAAAGATTATATCAATGTTGCCAAAGTATTGAAACTGGGTACTTTTCAAAAAGTGTTCAAGGTAATTTTACCTTCTTCATTACCATTGATTTTTACAGGGCTACGTATTACACTTTCTGTGGCGTGGATGGTATTAATTGCTATTGAGCTTTTAGCACAAAGTCAAGGTTTAGGTCTTTTCGTATGGGAAGAATTTCAAAACGGAGCCAATGACTCAAACGCAAAAATTATTGTAGCAATGTTCGTCATCGGTATCATTGGTTTCTTGTTAGATAGACTAATGCTTGCCGTACAGAATATGGTTTCCTTCAATAAAAACGAAATGGCATAA